The Sulfolobus islandicus Y.N.15.51 sequence GTAGAAGAATTGAAAGTAAGGGAATTTAGAGTAGCTACCAAATACTACAATATAGCAAAAGAATACGTAAGAAAAAAAGAACTAAACGCTAAAGTAGTAAAGATAAGTGGAGCTGCTGAAGTAATGCCATCACTAGGTGCTGCTGATGCAATAATTGACGTTATGAGCACTGGTACTACACTAAAACTGCATGGGTTAAAAGCAATAGATATTATTATGGACTCCTATGCTGTAGTTATAGGAAATAGGAACTGGATAAAAAACGATGAGGCTGATAGAATTAATTTACTTCTTACAATGATGAAAGGAGCAATCGCGGCTAAGGGTAAGAAAATGATATTCATGAATGTACCTGATAATAGGTTAGATGGAGTAATAAACTCATTACCTGCAATGTTAGCACCAGCAATAACCAGGCTAAGTAGGTCTGATATTTGGGAAGTGATTACGGTAGCAGATGAGGATATATTACCAGAGGTTATAGCCAAAGTAAAAGCCGCTGGAGCTAGGGATATCGTTGTGATTGACATAGAGAAAGTGGTGAAGTAATTGAGTAACATAATTCCGAGTATTGATATAAGCCTTGG is a genomic window containing:
- the hisG gene encoding ATP phosphoribosyltransferase — translated: MKIAIPNKGRLQQPTLQFLQSVGIKPLASDDRALIVPTSWEGVQLVMIRTEDIPNIVETGATELGITGHDYVIESSADVEELIKLDFGRSKIVLAVPQTWSENSVEELKVREFRVATKYYNIAKEYVRKKELNAKVVKISGAAEVMPSLGAADAIIDVMSTGTTLKLHGLKAIDIIMDSYAVVIGNRNWIKNDEADRINLLLTMMKGAIAAKGKKMIFMNVPDNRLDGVINSLPAMLAPAITRLSRSDIWEVITVADEDILPEVIAKVKAAGARDIVVIDIEKVVK